One window of Flavobacterium dauae genomic DNA carries:
- a CDS encoding S41 family peptidase — MGTKNNIFILIITLFWGTVVKAQHTMQDSLSHYNKMLTSNEMKEDLQILLDIRKQVNSGLYIYRTPQQIDSIFNWASKQVETPLKTIDFYKILVQLADFEGSCHNYTAPNTKLLDFLKRQKSFFPYPLVYIEGQIIFEGQDARIPVGSRILSINGTTDTDLMKSFFKYYPTDGFTQTAKISASVNKSFGINYLLEYGLTDVYEIEYIAPKSKKTESIRIPAVTLEQRIKNEANKFSAPVSDLIDFNKQLPYSFEMINPSTGLLNLRWFGMVTGAEDPGFEKYVRFIDSVFVALNNKNIPNLIIDVRNNPGGADPTFEQPVRYMTDHPFKENLKARIVFDPYHIPFQNYFWGVSIAQSMDSISLALGKEALKDRFPIYKNGLSYQNQKYNPVYNPKTPKFKGKIFLLINENVASAASHFASLVKAYVNNVTIVGVETRGGYYEHNGHSPMIYELPNSKIKSQFSIVHLIQDAPKKAEQPRGRGIIPDYEIWPTLKDFFKHKDTQLEFVLNLINN; from the coding sequence ATGGGAACTAAAAACAATATTTTTATTTTGATTATTACGCTCTTTTGGGGAACTGTGGTCAAAGCACAGCATACAATGCAGGATAGTTTGTCGCATTACAACAAAATGCTTACTTCAAACGAGATGAAAGAAGATTTACAAATCCTTTTAGATATTCGTAAACAAGTAAATTCAGGATTATACATTTACCGTACACCACAGCAGATAGACAGTATTTTCAACTGGGCATCTAAACAGGTAGAAACCCCTTTGAAAACGATAGATTTCTATAAAATATTGGTTCAGTTGGCAGATTTTGAAGGTAGTTGCCATAACTATACCGCACCCAATACCAAATTATTAGATTTCTTAAAACGTCAAAAATCATTCTTCCCCTATCCCTTGGTTTATATTGAAGGGCAAATCATTTTTGAGGGGCAAGATGCCAGAATTCCAGTAGGCTCAAGAATTTTAAGCATTAACGGTACTACTGACACAGATTTAATGAAGTCTTTTTTTAAATATTATCCAACCGATGGTTTTACCCAAACCGCCAAAATTTCGGCAAGTGTAAATAAATCATTCGGGATAAACTATTTATTGGAATATGGACTTACCGATGTATATGAGATCGAATACATTGCCCCCAAATCCAAGAAAACAGAAAGCATAAGAATACCTGCTGTTACTCTTGAACAACGTATAAAAAATGAAGCAAACAAATTTAGTGCCCCTGTTTCCGATTTGATTGATTTTAATAAACAGTTACCATATAGTTTTGAGATGATCAATCCGTCAACAGGCCTACTCAATTTAAGATGGTTTGGTATGGTAACAGGAGCGGAAGATCCCGGATTTGAAAAATATGTACGATTTATTGACAGCGTTTTTGTGGCATTAAATAATAAAAACATTCCGAATTTGATTATTGATGTCAGAAACAACCCTGGCGGTGCAGATCCTACATTTGAACAACCCGTGAGGTATATGACCGACCACCCGTTTAAAGAAAACCTGAAAGCACGCATTGTTTTTGACCCATACCATATTCCTTTTCAAAACTATTTTTGGGGAGTTTCAATAGCTCAATCTATGGACAGCATTTCATTGGCTCTTGGAAAAGAAGCTCTTAAAGATCGTTTTCCTATTTACAAAAACGGATTAAGTTATCAGAATCAAAAGTACAATCCGGTTTATAATCCCAAAACACCGAAGTTCAAAGGAAAGATATTCCTTCTGATAAATGAAAATGTAGCTTCGGCAGCATCACATTTTGCTTCATTAGTAAAAGCGTATGTCAATAATGTTACCATTGTAGGAGTAGAAACAAGAGGTGGCTATTATGAGCATAACGGGCATTCTCCAATGATTTATGAGTTACCAAACTCAAAAATAAAAAGTCAGTTTTCCATTGTACATCTCATTCAGGATGCACCC
- a CDS encoding alpha/beta fold hydrolase, protein MYKLTSFLILFITISLSVKAQKSLTVANYVLTNDSIKLYTKKAGNGPIAIFIHGGPGAWSKSFEDLGGSNLESRLTMIYYDQRGCGRSEGSKNDDYSLEKMLEDIEMIRQRYNANKVYLIAHSFGGILAVNYAQKYPDHIKGLIFVNSTLNLFYSIQHQINYMNSLLKTDYKAVDTSQIIPTFKNVQSKFVEEGFIYKLLSDNKNNADLLNKIDSENPSEFAFAQKALYIADYQKDYTKITHQIKVPVLVISGTKDHAIGEDHFKSFNFPNQTIKEINGGHLLYYEKNKKFINTVFEFVRK, encoded by the coding sequence ATGTATAAACTAACTTCTTTTCTGATTTTGTTCATTACGATTAGTTTAAGCGTAAAAGCACAGAAATCTTTAACAGTAGCCAATTATGTACTGACAAATGACAGCATTAAATTATATACAAAAAAAGCAGGAAATGGACCAATTGCCATTTTTATTCACGGAGGACCGGGAGCTTGGAGCAAATCGTTCGAAGATTTAGGTGGAAGTAATTTAGAAAGCAGGCTTACAATGATCTACTATGATCAAAGAGGTTGCGGGCGTTCGGAAGGTTCTAAAAATGATGATTACTCTTTAGAAAAAATGCTTGAAGACATTGAAATGATCAGACAAAGATACAATGCAAACAAGGTGTATTTAATAGCCCATTCTTTCGGCGGAATTTTAGCGGTAAACTATGCCCAAAAATACCCTGACCACATTAAAGGGCTTATCTTTGTCAATTCAACACTCAATCTTTTTTACTCCATTCAGCATCAAATTAATTATATGAACAGCCTTTTAAAAACCGATTATAAAGCAGTTGATACATCGCAAATAATTCCTACTTTTAAGAACGTGCAATCCAAATTTGTAGAAGAAGGTTTTATCTATAAACTGCTTTCAGATAATAAAAACAACGCTGATTTACTCAACAAAATAGATAGCGAAAACCCCAGTGAATTTGCGTTTGCTCAAAAGGCTTTGTATATAGCTGATTATCAAAAAGATTACACAAAAATCACCCATCAAATCAAAGTTCCCGTTTTAGTAATTTCCGGAACAAAAGATCACGCAATTGGCGAAGATCATTTTAAATCTTTTAATTTCCCTAATCAAACAATAAAAGAAATTAACGGCGGGCACCTACTGTATTACGAAAAAAATAAAAAATTCATTAATACTGTTTTTGAATTTGTAAGAAAATAA
- a CDS encoding glyoxalase: MVRTETIIAVKNVSESSKFYQKLLGCKSEHGGNTFEILTSEKQVVLCLHKWGDHEHPTMLNFDKEVGNGLILFFRVDELKKVFENAKVLKAIIEKEIHYNENSLKNQFILRDLDNYYLIISE; this comes from the coding sequence ATGGTAAGAACCGAAACAATAATAGCTGTAAAAAATGTTTCTGAAAGTTCTAAATTTTATCAAAAATTATTAGGCTGTAAAAGCGAACACGGCGGCAATACTTTTGAAATATTGACAAGTGAAAAACAAGTTGTGCTTTGCTTGCACAAATGGGGCGACCACGAACACCCTACAATGTTGAATTTTGACAAGGAAGTTGGCAACGGACTAATTCTTTTCTTTCGGGTTGACGAACTGAAAAAAGTGTTTGAAAACGCAAAGGTGCTAAAAGCAATTATTGAGAAAGAAATTCATTACAACGAAAATTCGCTTAAAAATCAGTTCATATTAAGAGATTTAGACAATTATTATCTAATCATTTCTGAATAG
- a CDS encoding DoxX family protein, whose protein sequence is MKKRNNIIYWTTTLFLSVGMLAGGIQQMLQIGGYNEIVTKLGYPLYLLSIIGTWKILGVIAILIPKYPLLKEWAYAGFFFVMTGAAISHLAVGQPFAETMPALILLVAIVLSWYFRPTDRKIIINNK, encoded by the coding sequence ATGAAAAAAAGAAACAACATTATTTATTGGACAACTACCCTATTCCTTTCGGTAGGAATGTTGGCAGGTGGCATACAGCAAATGTTACAAATTGGCGGTTACAACGAAATTGTTACCAAACTTGGTTATCCGCTTTATCTTTTAAGCATTATTGGCACCTGGAAAATATTGGGAGTTATTGCTATCCTGATTCCTAAATATCCGTTGTTGAAAGAATGGGCCTATGCAGGTTTTTTCTTTGTGATGACAGGTGCTGCTATTTCACATTTAGCTGTTGGTCAACCATTTGCCGAAACAATGCCGGCATTAATATTATTGGTTGCCATTGTTTTATCATGGTATTTTAGACCAACAGACAGAAAAATTATTATTAACAACAAATAA
- a CDS encoding SRPBCC domain-containing protein produces MEQKTKINAEDGKQDLVITRTFDLPLELLFKAYVEPELVEQWMGTKVLKLENKNHGSYQFETSHNGSVMFKANGTIHSFLPNERIVRTFEMENMPIGVQLEFLEFEKLSDEKSKLSIHIIYKSEQHRAEQLKMPFASGLNMAHNKLQEIVNKLK; encoded by the coding sequence ATGGAACAAAAAACAAAAATCAATGCCGAAGACGGCAAGCAGGATTTAGTAATTACAAGAACGTTTGACCTGCCTTTGGAGTTACTTTTCAAAGCCTATGTTGAGCCTGAATTGGTAGAGCAATGGATGGGGACAAAAGTGCTGAAACTGGAAAACAAAAATCACGGCAGTTATCAATTTGAGACCTCTCACAACGGAAGTGTAATGTTTAAAGCCAACGGAACAATACATTCGTTTTTACCCAATGAACGGATTGTAAGAACTTTTGAGATGGAAAATATGCCTATTGGTGTGCAGTTGGAGTTTTTGGAATTCGAAAAACTTTCTGATGAAAAAAGTAAACTTTCCATTCATATCATATATAAATCTGAACAGCACCGGGCCGAACAACTAAAAATGCCATTTGCAAGTGGTTTAAATATGGCTCACAACAAACTACAAGAAATCGTAAACAAATTAAAATAA
- a CDS encoding ArsR/SmtB family transcription factor has protein sequence MNLRRDVFQAIADPTRRAILLLLSTQSLTAGAIASNFNTARPTVSKHLQILTECELVNQEQQGREMHYHLNPKKMKEIADFIEPFRQMWDDRFNRLEDIMKKYQTKK, from the coding sequence ATGAATTTAAGACGAGACGTTTTTCAGGCTATTGCCGACCCTACAAGAAGAGCAATTCTACTTCTTCTGTCAACACAATCTTTAACTGCTGGTGCAATTGCTTCAAACTTTAACACGGCAAGACCAACCGTTTCAAAACACTTACAAATTCTTACCGAGTGCGAACTTGTAAATCAGGAACAACAAGGAAGGGAAATGCATTATCACCTTAATCCTAAAAAAATGAAAGAAATAGCCGATTTTATTGAACCATTCAGACAAATGTGGGACGACAGATTTAACAGACTTGAAGATATAATGAAAAAGTATCAAACAAAAAAATAG
- a CDS encoding O-methyltransferase: MHFISEELENYIEKHSAAEPELLQQLNKETHQKILQPRMLSGHFQGRVLSMLSKILNPEHILELGTYTGYATLCLAEGLKNDGTIDTIDINEELEDIQHKYFSKSPFKDQIIQHIGNALDIVPTLNKKFDLVFIDADKENYINYWNLIVPMMNKGGIILSDNVLWSGKVLEEVQKNDKSTPILLEYNKIVNEDSRVETVLLPIRDGLTVSRVL; encoded by the coding sequence ATGCATTTTATCTCAGAAGAATTAGAAAATTATATAGAAAAACATTCTGCTGCGGAACCCGAATTATTACAGCAGTTAAATAAAGAAACACATCAAAAAATACTACAGCCCCGTATGTTAAGTGGTCATTTTCAGGGGCGTGTGTTAAGTATGCTTTCAAAAATACTGAACCCGGAACATATTTTAGAATTAGGAACCTACACTGGTTACGCTACGTTGTGTTTGGCTGAAGGATTGAAAAACGACGGAACTATTGACACCATTGACATTAATGAAGAATTGGAAGATATTCAACATAAATATTTTAGTAAGTCACCATTTAAAGATCAGATTATTCAGCATATTGGCAATGCTTTGGATATTGTACCAACTTTGAATAAAAAATTTGATCTGGTTTTTATTGATGCCGATAAAGAAAACTACATTAATTACTGGAATTTAATTGTACCAATGATGAATAAAGGCGGAATTATTCTTTCGGACAATGTTTTATGGAGCGGAAAGGTTTTAGAAGAGGTTCAAAAAAATGATAAATCTACACCGATACTTTTAGAATACAACAAAATTGTAAACGAAGATTCACGAGTTGAAACCGTTTTACTACCCATACGTGATGGCTTAACCGTAAGCCGGGTTTTGTAA
- the rlmN gene encoding 23S rRNA (adenine(2503)-C(2))-methyltransferase RlmN yields MNTVKKDIRSLTKEQIRNFFVAQGDKAFRGNQVYEWLWSKGAHSFDDMTNVSKETRVLLEQHFVINHIQVDTMQHSNDGTIKNAVRLHDGLIVESVLIPTETRTTACVSSQVGCSLDCNFCATARLKRMRNLAPDEIYDQVVAIDQESRLYHNRPLSNIVFMGMGEPLMNYPNVMKAIEKITSNEGLGMSPKRITVSTSGVSKMIKKMADDEVKFKLAVSLHSAIEETRNKIMPFTKSFPLPELREALEYWYRKTKSKITYEYVVWKGINDDKKAIDALVKFCKYVPCKVNIIEYNPIDDGEFQQADPTVIDAYINALNSGGIVAKVRRSRGKDIDAACGQLANKS; encoded by the coding sequence ATGAATACAGTTAAAAAAGACATACGCAGTTTAACCAAAGAGCAAATACGTAACTTTTTTGTAGCGCAGGGCGATAAAGCTTTTCGCGGCAATCAAGTGTATGAATGGTTGTGGAGCAAGGGTGCGCATAGTTTTGACGATATGACCAACGTATCAAAAGAAACCCGTGTTTTGTTAGAACAGCACTTTGTAATAAACCACATTCAGGTAGATACCATGCAGCACAGCAACGACGGTACTATAAAAAATGCGGTGCGTTTACACGATGGTTTAATTGTAGAATCTGTTTTAATACCCACCGAAACCCGAACCACAGCCTGTGTTTCAAGTCAGGTTGGTTGTAGTTTAGACTGTAATTTCTGTGCCACAGCGCGTTTAAAACGCATGCGTAATTTAGCACCCGATGAAATTTATGATCAAGTTGTGGCGATCGATCAAGAAAGCCGATTGTATCACAACCGCCCGCTATCAAACATAGTATTTATGGGAATGGGCGAACCGTTGATGAACTACCCGAATGTAATGAAAGCGATCGAAAAAATCACTTCAAACGAAGGTTTGGGCATGTCGCCAAAACGTATTACCGTATCTACTTCGGGCGTTTCAAAAATGATCAAAAAAATGGCAGACGATGAGGTGAAATTCAAGCTGGCTGTTTCATTGCATTCGGCAATCGAAGAAACCCGAAACAAAATCATGCCTTTTACCAAAAGTTTTCCGTTACCCGAACTGCGCGAAGCTTTAGAATATTGGTACCGCAAAACCAAAAGTAAAATCACTTACGAATATGTGGTTTGGAAAGGCATTAACGATGATAAAAAAGCCATTGATGCCTTGGTAAAATTCTGCAAATATGTACCTTGCAAAGTAAATATCATCGAATACAACCCAATTGATGATGGCGAATTTCAACAAGCAGATCCAACCGTTATCGATGCGTATATTAATGCATTAAACAGTGGCGGTATTGTGGCAAAAGTACGCCGATCGCGCGGAAAAGATATTGATGCTGCCTGCGGACAATTGGCTAATAAATCATAA
- a CDS encoding RNA polymerase sigma factor → MNSKTPFSESELINQVQNNNRAAQKQLFDRFSPTMLSTCRQYIKDLHNAEDVMLCAFMKVFQNINQYRNDGSFEGWIRKIMIRESLSFLRSKKELDFIEDANQSVLSVVSDSYEISNDYQKLIDDLPKGCRYIFVLSVIEGYKHQEIAEMLNISVGTSKSQLAYAKKLLKQQIELIR, encoded by the coding sequence TTGAATTCAAAAACACCTTTTTCCGAGTCTGAATTAATAAATCAGGTACAAAACAATAACCGCGCGGCACAAAAACAACTGTTCGATAGGTTTTCGCCAACCATGTTAAGTACCTGCAGGCAGTACATAAAAGATCTTCACAATGCCGAAGATGTAATGTTGTGTGCCTTTATGAAAGTGTTTCAAAACATTAATCAGTACCGGAACGATGGTAGTTTTGAAGGTTGGATCCGCAAGATTATGATTCGCGAAAGCTTGTCGTTTCTTCGATCAAAAAAAGAACTCGATTTTATAGAAGATGCCAATCAGTCGGTTTTAAGTGTGGTTTCAGATTCTTATGAAATATCAAACGATTACCAAAAACTGATTGACGATTTGCCGAAAGGCTGCCGATACATTTTTGTGTTGAGTGTGATTGAAGGATACAAACATCAGGAAATTGCCGAAATGCTGAATATTTCTGTCGGAACATCAAAATCGCAGCTGGCTTACGCTAAAAAATTACTGAAACAACAAATTGAATTAATACGATAG
- a CDS encoding outer membrane beta-barrel protein, producing the protein MKKLLFIALLAFNFTANAQETDLVTLITNNQVLKTAYESETLTLKEKITVVNQQVEEGNITENQGYQLISKIIEQENAETDVAVDAAEENYDYDWGKETSPFDFAMGVQMDTVVKYSTKTTPYLAFGVGNVATDGAFANSEFGYMRSNYFEWGIAARTPFSKTNNKWGIRYGLGFKYNGLATTQNRMFGLRGENQTVTMSSEINLRKNYAYFRNTYINIPISLDFTTTSKVYNEANRRFTTKEGINFGIGGYVGYNINSKQFIRYENADGYKISEQQKGDWNVNDFQYGLTAYAGKDYFKVVLKYDLSPVFSDNTVDQNYWSIGLQLGL; encoded by the coding sequence ATGAAGAAACTATTATTTATAGCCTTATTGGCTTTTAATTTTACAGCCAACGCACAAGAAACAGACCTTGTAACATTAATTACAAATAATCAGGTATTAAAAACTGCTTACGAAAGTGAAACATTAACCTTAAAAGAAAAAATAACGGTTGTTAACCAGCAAGTAGAAGAGGGAAATATTACAGAAAATCAAGGTTACCAGCTTATTTCAAAGATTATAGAGCAAGAAAACGCTGAAACAGATGTTGCAGTTGATGCAGCCGAAGAAAATTACGATTACGATTGGGGCAAAGAAACATCACCCTTTGATTTTGCCATGGGCGTACAAATGGATACTGTTGTTAAATACAGTACCAAAACAACACCTTATTTGGCATTTGGGGTAGGTAATGTAGCCACCGATGGTGCTTTTGCAAATTCAGAATTCGGTTATATGCGTTCAAATTACTTCGAATGGGGAATTGCCGCACGTACACCTTTCAGTAAAACCAATAACAAATGGGGTATTCGTTACGGTTTAGGCTTTAAATACAATGGTTTGGCAACAACGCAAAATCGAATGTTTGGATTAAGGGGTGAAAATCAAACTGTCACAATGTCTTCTGAAATAAATTTACGTAAAAATTATGCGTATTTCCGCAACACTTATATAAACATTCCTATTTCGTTAGATTTTACAACCACTTCAAAAGTTTATAACGAAGCAAATCGTCGTTTTACAACAAAAGAAGGAATCAACTTTGGAATTGGTGGATACGTTGGTTACAACATCAACTCAAAACAATTCATTAGATACGAAAATGCCGATGGATATAAAATATCTGAACAACAAAAAGGCGATTGGAATGTAAACGATTTTCAGTACGGTTTAACCGCTTATGCAGGAAAAGACTATTTTAAAGTTGTGCTAAAATACGATTTAAGCCCTGTGTTTAGTGACAATACAGTAGATCAAAACTACTGGAGTATCGGACTTCAGTTAGGCTTATAA